The following coding sequences are from one Pseudonocardia sp. HH130630-07 window:
- a CDS encoding NAD(P)-dependent alcohol dehydrogenase — protein sequence MIETTGLAVTRPGGSPERWAFPRRDPLPDDVVVRVTHCGVCATDLHVLRGTDPAAFPVVAGHEMTGVVSDVGSAVGDLRPGDRVAVGNIVGSCGECPACLADRENDCARFPTLTYGGADPHLGGTTRGGFSATIVVDRRFTYALPDALDPAASAPLLCAGVTTFAPLRRFGAGPGTTVGVVGIGGLGHLAVRYARAMGARVVAFTTSAAKSDAARALGAHDVVLTRDAAAMAAAFRSVDLLLDTTGVALDLAPYLNTLAVDGTYVLLGIPTEPLRIDPMSLVVGEKRIAGSGSGGVAVTREMLDFSAAHAITADVEVLPADRLDEALDRLARGDVRFRFVLDLSTL from the coding sequence ATGATCGAGACCACCGGACTCGCGGTGACCCGCCCGGGCGGCAGCCCGGAGCGCTGGGCGTTCCCCCGGAGGGACCCGCTGCCGGACGACGTCGTCGTGCGGGTGACGCACTGCGGGGTCTGCGCGACCGACCTGCACGTGCTCCGCGGTACCGACCCGGCGGCGTTCCCGGTGGTGGCCGGGCACGAGATGACCGGCGTGGTGTCCGACGTCGGTTCCGCCGTCGGGGACCTGCGTCCCGGTGACCGGGTCGCGGTCGGCAACATCGTCGGCTCGTGCGGCGAGTGCCCGGCGTGTCTCGCGGACCGGGAGAACGACTGCGCGCGGTTCCCGACCCTGACCTACGGCGGTGCCGACCCGCACCTCGGCGGGACGACGCGGGGCGGGTTCTCGGCGACGATCGTGGTCGACCGGCGCTTCACCTACGCCCTTCCCGATGCGCTCGACCCGGCCGCGTCGGCGCCCCTGCTCTGCGCCGGGGTGACCACGTTCGCCCCACTGCGCCGCTTCGGCGCCGGCCCGGGCACGACGGTGGGCGTCGTGGGCATCGGCGGCCTCGGTCACCTCGCCGTCCGTTACGCGCGGGCGATGGGTGCCCGGGTCGTCGCCTTCACGACGAGCGCGGCCAAGAGCGACGCGGCGCGCGCACTCGGGGCGCACGACGTCGTCCTCACGCGCGACGCCGCCGCGATGGCCGCCGCGTTCCGCTCGGTCGACCTGTTGCTCGACACCACCGGCGTGGCGCTGGACCTGGCCCCCTACCTGAACACGCTGGCGGTGGACGGGACCTACGTGCTCCTCGGCATCCCGACGGAGCCGCTGCGGATCGACCCGATGAGCCTCGTGGTGGGGGAGAAGCGGATCGCCGGGAGTGGCTCGGGCGGGGTGGCGGTCACCCGGGAGATGCTCGACTTCTCCGCGGCCCACGCGATCACCGCCGACGTCGAGGTGCTCCCGGCGGACCGGCTGGACGAGGCACTGGACCGGCTCGCGCGCGGCGACGTGCGGTTCCGCTTCGTCCTCGACCTGTCCACGCTCTGA
- a CDS encoding STAS domain-containing protein translates to MPARSVQLSARRPADRVRVVDVAGELDGASAALVLRFLDSQCKTGRELDHIVLDVTNVSAYDPAATEQLCAGLRFLPVPVALAGCSSRFTMLPLRGRTALSSTACYPSTAAAVQTLLGRRSARSGGPRRPHDGVPGRPVAAPALRDAPAADGEPAPS, encoded by the coding sequence ATGCCAGCCCGAAGCGTCCAACTGTCCGCCCGCCGCCCGGCCGACCGTGTCCGCGTCGTGGACGTGGCCGGTGAGCTGGACGGGGCGTCCGCGGCGCTGGTGCTGCGGTTCCTGGACTCGCAGTGCAAGACCGGCCGCGAGCTGGACCACATCGTCCTCGACGTCACCAACGTGTCCGCCTACGACCCGGCGGCCACCGAGCAGCTCTGCGCCGGCCTGCGGTTCCTGCCGGTCCCGGTCGCGCTGGCCGGGTGCAGCTCCCGGTTCACCATGCTGCCGCTGCGCGGCCGCACCGCGCTGTCGTCGACGGCCTGCTACCCCTCGACGGCGGCCGCCGTGCAGACCCTGCTCGGCCGTCGCTCGGCCCGGTCCGGCGGTCCGCGTCGTCCGCACGACGGCGTGCCGGGCCGCCCGGTCGCCGCGCCCGCACTCCGGGACGCGCCGGCTGCGGACGGCGAGCCCGCCCCGAGCTGA
- a CDS encoding GDSL-type esterase/lipase family protein: MSSSITTPVGPELLRGALDTTPGPVGLLPHRLPAAARARNTDPQLAGAEAQPSGVRVVFRTAATVVELETVRTRIGLVGAPLRPDGAYDLVIDGRPAGSAASSGGRLHMIDPANGRGETTDGPPGSVRFPLPGRDAVVEIWLPHNELTEVVALRTDAPVAPVPATGRRVWLHHGSSISQGSNADGASTTWAALAARAAGVELLNLGFSGSCLLDPFVARAIRDNPADLISLKLGINVVGADLMRVRAFGPAVHGMLDTIRDGHPDTPLLVVSPVLCPIHEDTPGPLAPDMSDGTLRFRATGDPAGAATGQLTLRVVRDQLAAVVAARTADDPNLGYLDGLALYGEPDAAELPLPDALHPDAATHALMGERFTGLAFGDGGLFAGRA, encoded by the coding sequence GTGTCGTCGTCGATCACCACACCGGTCGGGCCCGAACTGCTGCGCGGTGCGCTGGACACCACGCCAGGTCCGGTCGGCCTGCTCCCGCACCGGCTGCCCGCCGCCGCCAGGGCCCGCAACACCGATCCGCAGCTCGCGGGCGCCGAGGCCCAGCCGTCCGGCGTCCGGGTGGTCTTCCGGACCGCGGCCACCGTCGTCGAGCTGGAGACGGTGCGCACCAGGATCGGGCTGGTCGGTGCGCCGTTGCGCCCCGACGGCGCCTACGACCTGGTGATCGACGGGCGTCCCGCGGGGTCGGCGGCGAGTTCTGGCGGCCGGCTGCACATGATCGACCCCGCGAACGGCCGCGGTGAGACGACCGACGGGCCGCCCGGCAGCGTCCGCTTCCCGCTGCCGGGCCGGGACGCGGTGGTCGAGATCTGGCTGCCGCACAACGAGCTGACCGAGGTCGTGGCGCTGCGCACCGACGCACCGGTGGCCCCGGTCCCGGCGACCGGCCGGCGGGTGTGGCTGCACCACGGCAGCTCGATCAGCCAGGGCTCGAACGCCGACGGCGCGAGCACCACGTGGGCCGCGCTCGCGGCCCGGGCGGCCGGGGTGGAGCTGCTGAACCTGGGCTTCTCCGGCTCGTGCCTGCTCGACCCGTTCGTCGCCAGGGCGATCCGGGACAACCCGGCGGACCTGATCAGCCTCAAACTGGGCATCAACGTGGTGGGCGCCGATCTCATGCGGGTGCGGGCGTTCGGCCCCGCCGTGCACGGGATGCTCGACACGATCCGCGACGGCCATCCCGACACGCCGCTGCTGGTCGTCTCCCCGGTGCTGTGCCCGATCCACGAGGACACCCCGGGCCCGCTGGCGCCCGACATGTCCGACGGAACGCTGCGCTTCCGCGCCACGGGTGACCCGGCCGGGGCCGCCACGGGGCAGCTCACCCTGCGGGTGGTGCGCGACCAGCTCGCCGCGGTGGTCGCCGCCCGTACCGCCGACGACCCGAACCTCGGCTACCTCGACGGTCTGGCGCTCTACGGCGAGCCGGACGCCGCGGAGCTGCCGCTGCCCGACGCCCTGCACCCCGACGCCGCCACGCACGCCCTGATGGGGGAGCGGTTCACCGGGCTCGCGTTCGGCGACGGCGGCCTGTTCGCCGGGCGGGCCTGA
- a CDS encoding maleylpyruvate isomerase family mycothiol-dependent enzyme — protein sequence MSGIDEIEEWTRAQRRVIDLVRDLPPERSGLAVPACPDWTVRDLLSHMVGLGADVVRGDEPDDHNEEWTARQIERRADDDVATLVAEWESLTGPLRTWMAAHTTRPLGDVIIHEQDLRGALGEPGAQHTAGLHAVRERFAGRLAGRLGDRGPVALVGDGWRWVSAGSESDAALVLRTTDFELARALVTRRSADQLRSWVERGDVEPYLEAFALVGPLPDRDLTES from the coding sequence GTGAGCGGCATCGACGAGATCGAGGAGTGGACCCGGGCCCAGCGCCGGGTGATCGACCTGGTGCGGGACCTGCCTCCGGAGCGCTCCGGGCTGGCGGTCCCGGCGTGCCCGGACTGGACGGTCCGCGACCTGCTCTCGCACATGGTCGGCCTGGGGGCGGACGTCGTCCGCGGTGACGAGCCGGACGACCACAACGAGGAGTGGACCGCCCGGCAGATCGAGCGGCGCGCGGACGACGACGTCGCGACGCTGGTGGCCGAGTGGGAGTCGCTGACCGGCCCGCTGCGGACCTGGATGGCCGCACACACCACCCGCCCGCTGGGCGACGTGATCATCCACGAGCAGGACCTCCGTGGCGCGCTCGGCGAGCCGGGTGCGCAGCACACCGCGGGGCTGCACGCGGTCCGGGAGCGGTTCGCGGGGCGCCTGGCCGGCCGCCTCGGTGACCGGGGCCCGGTCGCACTGGTCGGCGACGGCTGGCGCTGGGTGTCCGCCGGGTCCGAGTCCGACGCCGCCCTCGTGCTCCGCACGACGGACTTCGAGCTGGCCAGGGCGCTGGTCACCCGGCGCTCCGCCGACCAGCTGCGGTCCTGGGTCGAACGCGGCGACGTCGAGCCCTACCTCGAAGCGTTCGCGCTGGTCGGGCCGCTGCCCGATCGGGATCTCACCGAGTCCTGA
- a CDS encoding PIG-L deacetylase family protein, with translation MTDDERTATDDGSHTRIERALVIAAHPDDIDFSCSGTVAVWTDAGVAVTYCLVTDGDAGGFDPAVPRSEIGGIRQAEQRAAAAVAGVHDLVFLGYPDGRLTVTLELRRDLARVIRQVRPDRVVVPPPVRDLASTYGSHPDHTAAGEAALCAVYPDARNPYAFPELAADGFEAHTVPEVWVVGGAGADAESARHVDITGVLDRKIAALRAHESQTAHMTGLDDMIGQWAGSQAKAAGFPHGRQVESFRALDTR, from the coding sequence GTGACCGACGACGAGCGCACCGCCACCGACGACGGCAGCCACACCCGCATCGAGCGGGCGCTGGTGATCGCCGCACACCCGGACGACATCGACTTCTCCTGCAGCGGCACCGTCGCGGTCTGGACCGACGCGGGCGTCGCCGTCACCTACTGTCTGGTGACCGACGGCGACGCGGGCGGGTTCGACCCCGCGGTGCCGCGCTCGGAGATCGGCGGCATCCGGCAGGCCGAGCAGCGGGCCGCGGCGGCCGTGGCCGGGGTGCACGACCTGGTGTTCCTCGGGTACCCCGACGGCCGGCTGACGGTGACCCTGGAGCTGCGCCGGGACCTGGCCCGGGTGATCCGGCAGGTCCGGCCGGACCGGGTGGTCGTCCCCCCGCCGGTCCGCGACCTCGCCAGCACCTACGGCAGCCACCCCGACCACACGGCGGCCGGCGAGGCAGCGCTGTGCGCCGTGTACCCGGACGCCCGCAACCCGTACGCGTTCCCGGAACTGGCCGCCGACGGGTTCGAGGCCCACACCGTGCCCGAGGTCTGGGTGGTCGGCGGGGCCGGGGCCGACGCGGAGTCCGCCCGGCACGTCGACATCACCGGAGTGCTCGACCGCAAGATCGCCGCGCTGCGGGCGCACGAGAGCCAGACCGCGCACATGACCGGTCTCGACGACATGATCGGCCAGTGGGCCGGTTCCCAGGCGAAGGCCGCCGGGTTCCCGCACGGGCGGCAGGTGGAGTCCTTCCGGGCGCTCGACACCCGCTGA
- a CDS encoding aspartate aminotransferase family protein, with protein sequence MTTLDDDRTAPTAHTTSASDAAARHLWMHFARMGGRGPDNPVPVITRGEGVHVWDDRGRRIIDGLSGLFVVQAGHGRRELAEVAARQASELAYFPVWGYATRPAAELAERLAHLAPGDLNRVFFTSGGGEAVESAWKVAKQYFRLRGKPGKHKVISRATAYHGTTHGALAITGLPAMKKDFEPLAPGGFRVPNTNRYRNPAFDGDDEAFGRWAADRIEEAILFEGADTVAAVVLEPVQNSGGCLTPPPGYFARVREICDAHDVLLVSDEVICAFGRHGHVFACEKFGYVPDLITCAKGMTSGYGPLGALIASDRVMEPFLAPGVTFPHGYTWGGHPVSAAVALANLDLLERDGLYSRVLGHQEAFGATLDRLRDLPIVGDVRGDGYFWAIELVRDAATKERFDPQERERLVRGFLPGALLDNGLYCRPDDRGDVVIQLAPPMVAGQAEFDEMEAILRATLTEAMASVV encoded by the coding sequence ATGACCACGCTGGACGACGACCGGACCGCACCGACGGCGCACACGACCTCGGCCTCCGACGCCGCGGCGCGCCACCTCTGGATGCACTTCGCCCGGATGGGCGGCCGGGGCCCGGACAACCCCGTCCCGGTGATCACCCGCGGCGAGGGCGTCCACGTCTGGGACGACCGGGGCCGCCGGATCATCGACGGCCTCTCCGGACTGTTCGTGGTCCAGGCCGGGCACGGCCGGCGCGAGCTGGCCGAGGTCGCGGCCCGCCAGGCGTCGGAACTCGCCTACTTCCCGGTCTGGGGGTACGCGACCCGCCCGGCCGCCGAGCTGGCCGAGCGGCTCGCGCACCTCGCACCGGGCGACCTGAACCGGGTCTTCTTCACCTCCGGCGGCGGCGAGGCCGTGGAGAGCGCCTGGAAGGTCGCCAAGCAGTACTTCCGCCTGCGCGGCAAGCCGGGCAAGCACAAGGTGATCAGCCGGGCCACCGCCTACCACGGCACCACCCACGGTGCGCTGGCCATCACCGGCCTGCCCGCGATGAAGAAGGACTTCGAGCCGCTGGCCCCCGGCGGGTTCCGGGTCCCGAACACCAACCGCTACCGCAACCCCGCCTTCGACGGCGACGACGAGGCCTTCGGCCGCTGGGCGGCGGACCGGATCGAGGAGGCGATCCTGTTCGAGGGGGCGGACACGGTCGCCGCCGTCGTCCTGGAGCCGGTACAGAACTCCGGCGGCTGCCTCACGCCGCCGCCCGGCTACTTCGCCCGGGTCCGGGAGATCTGCGACGCCCACGACGTGCTGCTCGTCTCCGACGAGGTCATCTGCGCCTTCGGCCGGCACGGGCACGTGTTCGCCTGCGAGAAGTTCGGGTACGTGCCGGACCTGATCACCTGTGCGAAGGGCATGACGTCGGGGTACGGCCCGCTGGGCGCGCTGATCGCCTCCGACCGGGTGATGGAGCCGTTCCTGGCCCCCGGCGTCACCTTCCCGCACGGCTACACCTGGGGCGGGCACCCGGTGTCGGCGGCGGTCGCGCTGGCGAACCTGGACCTGCTCGAACGCGACGGCCTCTACTCCCGGGTGCTCGGCCACCAGGAGGCGTTCGGCGCCACCCTGGACCGGCTGCGCGATCTCCCGATCGTCGGCGACGTCCGCGGGGACGGCTACTTCTGGGCGATCGAGCTGGTCCGCGACGCCGCGACGAAGGAGCGGTTCGACCCGCAGGAGCGGGAACGGCTGGTCCGCGGGTTCCTGCCCGGGGCGCTGCTGGACAACGGCCTCTACTGCCGTCCGGACGACCGCGGCGACGTCGTCATCCAGCTCGCCCCGCCGATGGTGGCCGGGCAGGCCGAGTTCGACGAGATGGAGGCGATCCTGCGCGCGACGCTGACCGAGGCGATGGCCTCGGTGGTGTGA
- a CDS encoding FAD-binding oxidoreductase, with amino-acid sequence MTPVQDVAQRLAAQWGDDRVLRPGDDGFATATRLWNGAVRTRPAVVVRPRSTAEVSAAVVAATQAGVGLSVRGGGHDWAGRALNDGGLVLDLGELRAVQVAGDVATAGGGSRSADVVAAAAAGGYVVATGTAGVVGMAGLSMGGGYGPLLGTAGLAADNLLGAEVVLADGTVVSTDDDPELLWALRGGGGNFGVVTGLRVRLHEDRGLVGGMVLFPWSEAASVLTRYAELVADAPDGLTLLIEMTVVPDVGPCLLAVPVWSGPASGADAALARVERLGTPLTSGVASATQAQLLAGFDAAVPDGMHWQIRTRSVAALTPAVIDAVLASAAARPGPGAGIGLRQFHGAATRVGADDTAFGTRTAHVALEISAGHGPDDDPAPYRAWAEATDAAVAPHALPGGYPNFLGPDRHEQIGRAYGAHASRLVAVKERYDPGHVFTATPIPTREQLRSS; translated from the coding sequence ATGACACCGGTGCAGGACGTGGCGCAGCGGCTCGCCGCGCAGTGGGGCGACGACCGTGTCCTGCGGCCCGGCGACGACGGGTTCGCCACCGCGACCCGTCTCTGGAACGGCGCGGTGCGCACGCGGCCGGCGGTGGTCGTCCGCCCGCGCAGCACCGCGGAGGTGTCGGCGGCCGTGGTCGCGGCCACGCAGGCCGGGGTGGGGCTGTCGGTACGCGGCGGTGGACACGACTGGGCCGGGCGTGCGCTCAACGACGGCGGCTTGGTGCTCGACCTCGGTGAGCTGCGCGCGGTGCAGGTCGCGGGGGACGTGGCGACCGCCGGTGGCGGCAGCAGGTCGGCCGACGTGGTGGCCGCCGCGGCGGCGGGTGGGTACGTCGTGGCGACCGGTACCGCCGGGGTGGTCGGCATGGCCGGGCTGTCCATGGGCGGGGGATACGGCCCGCTGCTCGGCACCGCCGGGCTGGCGGCGGACAACCTGCTCGGCGCCGAGGTCGTCCTCGCCGACGGCACGGTCGTCTCGACCGACGACGATCCCGAGCTGCTGTGGGCGCTGCGCGGCGGTGGCGGCAACTTCGGCGTCGTGACCGGCCTGCGCGTGCGGTTGCACGAGGACCGCGGGCTCGTCGGTGGCATGGTCCTGTTCCCGTGGTCCGAGGCGGCCTCGGTGCTGACCCGCTACGCCGAGCTGGTCGCGGACGCGCCCGACGGGCTGACCCTGCTCATCGAGATGACTGTGGTGCCGGACGTCGGGCCGTGCCTGCTCGCCGTCCCGGTGTGGTCGGGCCCGGCATCGGGGGCCGACGCCGCGCTCGCCCGCGTCGAGCGGCTCGGCACCCCGCTGACCAGCGGTGTCGCGTCCGCCACCCAGGCGCAGCTGCTGGCCGGGTTCGACGCGGCCGTCCCGGACGGCATGCACTGGCAGATCCGCACCCGTTCCGTCGCGGCGCTCACCCCCGCGGTGATCGACGCCGTGCTCGCGTCCGCCGCCGCGCGGCCGGGCCCGGGCGCGGGGATCGGGTTGCGGCAGTTCCACGGGGCGGCCACCCGGGTCGGCGCCGACGACACCGCCTTCGGCACGCGCACCGCGCACGTCGCGCTGGAGATCTCCGCCGGGCACGGGCCGGACGACGATCCCGCGCCGTACCGCGCGTGGGCCGAGGCCACGGACGCGGCCGTCGCCCCGCACGCCCTGCCCGGCGGCTACCCCAACTTCCTCGGCCCGGACCGGCACGAGCAGATCGGGCGGGCCTACGGCGCGCACGCGTCCCGGCTGGTCGCGGTGAAGGAGCGCTACGACCCGGGGCACGTCTTCACCGCCACGCCGATCCCCACCCGGGAGCAGCTGCGCTCCTCCTGA
- a CDS encoding MEDS domain-containing protein — protein sequence MTGDPSSHSLTVPVSDEQLCEVVSSFLADGLEAGERVAYFDDHTADAVLSRMQDDGVEIIGPLRTGQFQLPNEGTRAAMLSPPEEFGGVLTHAMAAAVEDGWAGLRVAGQMEHGEHRIGAPQPADYDRVLADTIRGHPVHALCIYDHARCPDELIAQMRAMHDVELASNPLHDDTLLRITELAPAHLRLAGEVDHGNRPQVRRVLGRVLDRVARGEIDTDTVVADLSALRFCDVAAAVSVVHAAEELPATMWLRLENVRPGVARLLDRCGASFAGQLEVQVRDRPRIRISDVMGPGGPAA from the coding sequence ATGACGGGCGATCCGTCGTCGCACTCGTTGACCGTCCCGGTGAGCGACGAGCAGCTGTGCGAGGTCGTCTCCTCCTTCCTGGCCGACGGCCTGGAAGCCGGTGAGCGGGTCGCCTACTTCGACGACCACACCGCCGACGCCGTCCTGTCCCGGATGCAGGACGACGGGGTCGAGATCATCGGCCCGCTGCGCACCGGCCAGTTCCAGCTCCCGAACGAGGGCACCCGGGCCGCCATGCTCTCCCCGCCCGAGGAGTTCGGCGGGGTGCTGACGCACGCGATGGCCGCCGCCGTCGAGGATGGCTGGGCCGGGCTGCGCGTCGCCGGCCAGATGGAGCACGGGGAGCACCGGATCGGTGCCCCGCAGCCCGCCGACTACGACCGGGTGCTCGCCGACACGATCCGCGGGCACCCGGTGCACGCGCTGTGCATCTACGACCACGCCCGCTGCCCGGACGAGCTGATCGCCCAGATGCGGGCGATGCACGACGTGGAGCTGGCGTCGAACCCGCTGCACGACGACACGCTGCTGCGGATCACCGAGCTGGCTCCGGCGCACCTGCGCCTCGCCGGCGAGGTCGACCACGGGAACCGGCCGCAGGTCCGCCGGGTACTGGGCCGGGTGCTCGACCGCGTGGCCCGTGGCGAGATCGACACCGACACCGTCGTCGCCGATCTCTCGGCCCTGCGGTTCTGTGACGTCGCCGCCGCGGTGAGCGTGGTGCACGCGGCCGAGGAGCTGCCCGCCACGATGTGGCTGCGGCTGGAGAACGTCCGGCCCGGGGTGGCACGGCTGCTCGACCGGTGCGGCGCGTCGTTCGCCGGTCAGCTGGAGGTGCAGGTCCGGGACCGGCCCCGGATCCGGATCTCCGACGTGATGGGACCGGGCGGGCCGGCGGCGTGA
- a CDS encoding DUF4190 domain-containing protein, giving the protein MSSPPPYPGQSGNPQDPNQQSRPEQPTEQYGQQYGQYAQQPGGYPDRPQYDPQGYPGGYGGHQPPPPAPRNGVGIAALVLGILAVLSFWLVVGGVLGLIAIGLGILGIVRAGKGIASNRGVAITGLILGIVGVLATVAYVVFVTSLFTSLGGGDLVQCIQSSDGSQSAMEQCQRDFEDRLMQESDRLGG; this is encoded by the coding sequence GTGAGCAGCCCACCGCCGTACCCGGGGCAGTCCGGGAACCCGCAGGACCCGAACCAGCAGAGCCGGCCCGAACAGCCCACCGAGCAGTACGGCCAGCAGTACGGGCAGTACGCCCAGCAGCCGGGCGGCTATCCGGACCGGCCGCAGTACGACCCGCAGGGGTACCCGGGCGGGTACGGCGGGCACCAGCCGCCACCGCCCGCCCCCCGCAACGGGGTCGGCATCGCGGCCCTCGTGCTCGGCATCCTGGCCGTGCTCAGCTTCTGGCTGGTCGTCGGCGGCGTGCTCGGCCTGATCGCGATCGGGCTGGGCATCCTCGGGATCGTCCGGGCGGGCAAGGGCATCGCCTCCAACCGCGGGGTGGCGATCACCGGTCTCATCCTCGGCATCGTCGGCGTGCTCGCCACCGTGGCCTACGTGGTGTTCGTGACCAGTCTGTTCACCAGCCTCGGCGGCGGCGACCTCGTGCAGTGCATCCAGTCCTCGGACGGCAGCCAGTCGGCGATGGAGCAGTGCCAGCGCGACTTCGAGGACCGGCTGATGCAGGAGAGCGACCGCCTCGGCGGCTGA
- a CDS encoding ATP-binding protein produces MSGLQHVLCWYTDEADLRDRLADTVLAALREGAGVGIELRPCTERALRARVAAELGADAVAGLVRLRRDPGPDGPSGQTDIVRAARVLREHVRRTGGPITVVCEYVGMYDDPDGSYWAEVEAAAAVALADLPLRLYCWFPEAAPPGITEMAGVTHAQELRGGVVVACPSYQEPRVMLNGRGAAAPAEMGPPVTDLPFDAIRLRDVRNAVGDVLREQGFGEARIDDVVVAVNEVATNAVHHGSGTARLMIWTPGEEIVCEVHDGGRLADPLPGLVPPHPRDGHGRGIWIARQLCDLLHVWSDDRGTHVRIRAAA; encoded by the coding sequence GTGAGCGGCCTGCAGCACGTCCTCTGCTGGTACACCGACGAGGCGGACCTGCGCGACCGGCTCGCTGACACGGTGCTGGCGGCGCTGCGCGAGGGCGCCGGGGTCGGCATCGAGCTGCGCCCGTGCACCGAGCGTGCGCTGCGCGCCCGGGTGGCGGCCGAGCTCGGCGCCGACGCCGTGGCCGGGCTGGTCCGGCTGCGCCGCGACCCCGGGCCGGACGGGCCGTCCGGCCAGACCGACATCGTCCGGGCCGCCCGCGTGCTGCGCGAGCACGTCCGGCGGACCGGGGGCCCGATCACCGTCGTGTGCGAGTACGTCGGCATGTACGACGACCCGGACGGCAGCTACTGGGCGGAGGTGGAGGCCGCCGCCGCGGTGGCGCTGGCCGATCTCCCGCTCCGGTTGTACTGCTGGTTCCCGGAGGCGGCGCCGCCCGGGATCACCGAGATGGCCGGCGTCACCCACGCCCAGGAGCTGCGCGGCGGGGTCGTCGTCGCCTGCCCGTCCTACCAGGAACCGAGGGTGATGCTGAACGGGCGCGGTGCGGCCGCACCGGCGGAGATGGGCCCGCCGGTCACCGACCTGCCGTTCGACGCGATCCGGCTCCGCGACGTGCGCAACGCGGTGGGCGACGTCCTCCGCGAGCAGGGCTTCGGCGAGGCGCGGATCGACGACGTCGTCGTCGCCGTCAACGAGGTCGCGACGAACGCGGTGCACCACGGCAGCGGCACCGCCCGGTTGATGATCTGGACACCGGGCGAGGAGATCGTCTGCGAGGTGCACGACGGCGGCCGGCTGGCAGATCCGTTGCCCGGCCTCGTCCCACCCCATCCGCGGGACGGGCACGGGCGCGGGATCTGGATCGCCCGCCAGCTCTGCGACCTGCTGCACGTCTGGAGCGACGACCGGGGCACCCACGTCCGTATCCGGGCCGCGGCCTGA